One segment of Herbaspirillum hiltneri N3 DNA contains the following:
- a CDS encoding MFS transporter: protein MTTAQAAGRALSPLDRAVSRIKQRVLPLFVIMFIVNYIDRVNIGFVRTHLAADIGIGTAAYGLGAGLFFVGYAIFEVPSNMLLQKYGAKAWLTRIMLTWGIAATAMAFVQGETSFYVLRFLLGVAEAGFFPGVIYYFTQWLPNGERGKAMAIFLSGSALASILSGPISGALLQIEGGGLHGWQWMFIIEGLASVALCGFVWFWLDSRPADAKWLTQSERDLIGNAIAAEQAEREKTKPAHISAWTLLRDSQIVIFCFIYFSISLTIYGATFWLPSIIRKMGAYSDFQVGLFNSIPWIISIIAMYLFASLAARFKFQQAWAAAALIIAAIGMYVSTFGGPVFAFVSICFAAVGFKAASSLFWPIPQSYLDARIAAAVIALINSLGNLGGFVAPTTFGFLEQKTGSIQGGLYALAATSVVAAIVVFFARTTAHSAAIAGNK, encoded by the coding sequence GTGACTACAGCGCAGGCAGCAGGGCGGGCATTGTCGCCGCTCGACAGGGCGGTATCCAGGATCAAGCAGCGTGTGTTGCCGCTGTTCGTGATCATGTTCATCGTCAATTACATCGACCGCGTCAACATCGGCTTCGTGCGCACGCACCTGGCCGCCGACATCGGAATCGGCACCGCCGCGTACGGTCTGGGCGCGGGCTTGTTCTTCGTCGGCTACGCCATCTTTGAAGTGCCGTCCAACATGCTGCTGCAAAAGTACGGCGCCAAAGCCTGGCTCACGCGCATCATGCTGACCTGGGGTATCGCCGCCACCGCAATGGCCTTCGTGCAGGGCGAGACGTCGTTCTACGTGCTGCGCTTCCTGCTCGGCGTGGCGGAAGCCGGCTTCTTCCCCGGCGTGATCTATTACTTCACGCAATGGCTGCCCAACGGCGAGCGCGGCAAGGCGATGGCGATCTTCCTGAGCGGCTCCGCGCTGGCGTCGATCCTGTCGGGACCGATTTCCGGTGCGCTGCTGCAGATCGAAGGCGGCGGCCTGCACGGCTGGCAATGGATGTTCATCATTGAAGGCCTGGCGTCGGTGGCGCTGTGCGGCTTCGTCTGGTTCTGGCTCGACTCGCGACCGGCTGACGCCAAGTGGCTGACGCAGAGCGAACGCGATCTCATCGGCAACGCCATCGCCGCCGAACAGGCCGAGCGCGAGAAGACGAAGCCCGCTCACATCTCCGCCTGGACGCTGCTGCGCGACAGCCAGATCGTGATCTTCTGCTTCATCTATTTTTCGATCTCGCTGACCATCTACGGCGCGACCTTCTGGCTGCCCAGCATCATTCGCAAGATGGGCGCGTATTCGGACTTCCAGGTCGGCCTGTTCAACTCGATCCCGTGGATCATCTCGATCATCGCCATGTACCTGTTCGCCAGCCTGGCGGCGCGCTTCAAGTTCCAGCAAGCCTGGGCCGCGGCGGCGCTGATTATCGCGGCCATCGGCATGTATGTGTCGACCTTCGGCGGACCGGTGTTCGCGTTCGTCTCGATCTGTTTTGCGGCGGTGGGATTCAAGGCGGCTTCCTCGCTGTTCTGGCCGATCCCGCAGTCGTATCTCGACGCGCGCATCGCTGCCGCGGTGATCGCGCTGATCAACTCGCTCGGCAACCTCGGCGGCTTTGTCGCGCCGACGACCTTCGGCTTCCTCGAGCAGAAAACCGGCTCGATCCAGGGCGGCCTGTATGCCCTGGCGGCGACTTCCGTGGTGGCGGCGATTGTGGTGTTCTTTGCCCGCACCACGGCGCACTCCGCAGCGATCGCCGGCAACAAATAA
- a CDS encoding GntR family transcriptional regulator — MNSLSPVPQHQLDRSRHAAPQVFERLREAIITMQLTPGTVLSRAELALQFGLSQTPIRDALMKLGEEGLVDIFPQHATVVRAVDIAMARQAHFLRRSIELEIVHTLAAAPNPALIARLRASIAKQTLLADSEDYSEFVEADQAFHRQMYEAANIPDLWTMVRRHSGHLDRLRALHVPIPGKARAVLRDHAAIVEAIAAGDPVAAQEALRAHLSNTLSHLDDIRERFPHYLKD; from the coding sequence ATGAATAGCCTTTCGCCAGTGCCGCAACATCAGCTCGACCGCTCGCGCCATGCCGCGCCGCAGGTATTCGAACGCCTGCGCGAAGCCATCATCACGATGCAGCTAACGCCCGGCACCGTCCTCTCGCGCGCCGAGCTGGCCTTGCAGTTCGGCCTGAGCCAGACGCCGATACGCGACGCCCTGATGAAGCTGGGTGAAGAAGGCCTGGTGGATATTTTTCCGCAGCATGCGACCGTGGTGCGCGCGGTGGATATTGCGATGGCGCGGCAGGCGCATTTCCTGCGCCGTTCGATTGAACTGGAAATCGTCCATACCCTGGCGGCCGCGCCCAACCCGGCCCTGATTGCCCGGCTGCGGGCCAGCATCGCGAAGCAAACGCTGCTGGCCGACAGCGAGGATTACAGCGAATTCGTCGAAGCCGATCAGGCCTTCCATCGCCAGATGTACGAAGCCGCGAACATCCCCGATCTGTGGACCATGGTACGCCGGCACAGCGGCCACCTGGACCGGCTGCGCGCGCTGCACGTGCCGATTCCCGGCAAGGCGCGCGCGGTGCTGCGCGATCACGCCGCGATCGTCGAGGCTATCGCGGCAGGCGATCCGGTTGCCGCGCAGGAGGCCTTGCGCGCGCATCTGTCCAATACCCTGTCGCATCTGGACGATATCCGGGAGCGCTTTCCGCATTACCTGAAAGATTGA
- a CDS encoding putative bifunctional diguanylate cyclase/phosphodiesterase, which yields MIATLSSNDLACCSALLDAVLGLEGIALHEALSNIVSSFLGRPGGRYFSDIANALDTQQLMQSVAHEGLSYGHYIFPEPADSYTEAEAGRLASFAALTGRLLQNRADTEKRSRALDQIESKLEQQAQILNQMHESVITMDQAGFITSWNRGAEQLFGYTAIEAIGRNVLFLYENEDEDDTSLNDVFLAQGGREMEVRRRKKSGEAFWASLSLSVMRDQHGQPIGMIGYLNDITERKNAEKLIHHLAYYDSLTGLPNRTLLTRTVDQALLAAQQDNIYGCIMFIDLNRFKPINDTLGHVAGDMLLVEVAIRLRKALRDEDVVARLGADEFAIALFDIDKDYHAGFVAQKLIALFDEPFFIDGHELRVGASIGISMYPQDAADTETLLRLADIAMYRAKQGGENNEGGYAYYSEEMNRNTLDLLRIETGLLHAFEYNELLLYYQPKIDFAQGHITGAEALVRWQHPERGLLAPGDFIPIAEETGLIVQLSDWVLEAACAQARQWKEAGLEPIRIAINVTAREFTRSLPDRVRAALSRHQLTGEWLELEITESMLMHSTDRVISIMEKVCLLGVTISLDDFGTGYSSLSYLKRFPINTLKIDRSFTTGIPGDTNDCAIASAIIGIAKQLRHKVIAEGVENMAQFNFLKEAGCNELQGYLFSRPVPAADFHLMLTEGRKFSAVV from the coding sequence ATGATCGCCACGCTCAGCAGCAACGATCTGGCCTGCTGCTCGGCACTGCTTGATGCGGTGCTGGGCCTCGAAGGCATTGCGTTGCATGAGGCGTTAAGCAATATCGTATCGAGTTTCCTCGGCCGCCCGGGCGGCCGTTATTTTTCCGACATCGCCAATGCGCTCGATACGCAGCAGCTGATGCAGTCGGTGGCGCACGAGGGCCTGAGCTATGGTCACTACATCTTTCCCGAGCCCGCCGATAGCTACACTGAAGCCGAAGCAGGGCGCCTGGCGTCGTTTGCCGCGCTGACCGGCCGCCTGCTGCAAAATCGCGCCGACACCGAAAAGCGCAGCCGCGCCCTCGACCAGATCGAATCCAAGCTCGAGCAGCAGGCGCAGATCCTCAATCAGATGCACGAGTCGGTGATCACGATGGACCAGGCCGGTTTCATCACCAGCTGGAATCGCGGCGCCGAGCAATTATTCGGCTATACCGCGATCGAGGCGATCGGCCGCAACGTGTTGTTCCTGTATGAGAACGAAGACGAGGATGACACCTCGCTCAACGACGTGTTCCTGGCACAGGGCGGGCGCGAGATGGAAGTGCGCCGCCGCAAGAAGTCGGGCGAAGCCTTCTGGGCCAGCTTGTCGCTGTCGGTCATGCGCGACCAGCACGGCCAGCCGATCGGCATGATCGGCTACCTCAACGACATCACCGAACGCAAGAACGCAGAAAAGCTGATCCATCACCTGGCGTATTACGACTCGCTGACCGGCCTGCCCAACCGCACGCTGCTCACGCGCACGGTCGATCAGGCGCTGCTGGCCGCGCAGCAGGACAATATCTACGGCTGCATCATGTTCATCGACCTGAACCGCTTCAAGCCGATCAACGACACGCTCGGCCATGTCGCCGGCGACATGCTGCTGGTCGAAGTCGCCATCCGCCTGCGCAAGGCCTTGCGCGATGAAGATGTGGTGGCGCGCCTGGGCGCCGATGAATTCGCCATCGCGCTGTTCGACATCGACAAGGATTACCACGCCGGCTTCGTCGCACAAAAACTGATCGCGCTGTTCGACGAACCGTTCTTCATCGACGGCCATGAACTGCGCGTCGGCGCCAGCATCGGCATCAGCATGTATCCGCAAGACGCCGCCGACACCGAAACCCTGCTGCGCCTGGCCGACATCGCCATGTACCGCGCCAAGCAAGGTGGTGAAAACAATGAAGGCGGCTACGCGTACTACAGCGAAGAGATGAACCGCAACACGCTGGATTTGCTGCGCATCGAAACCGGCTTGCTGCACGCCTTCGAGTACAACGAATTGCTGCTGTACTACCAGCCCAAGATCGACTTCGCCCAAGGCCACATCACCGGCGCCGAAGCGCTGGTGCGCTGGCAGCATCCCGAGCGCGGCCTGCTGGCGCCGGGCGACTTCATCCCGATTGCGGAAGAGACCGGCCTTATCGTCCAGCTCAGCGACTGGGTGCTCGAAGCCGCGTGCGCGCAGGCACGCCAGTGGAAGGAAGCCGGCCTGGAGCCGATCCGCATCGCCATCAACGTGACGGCGCGCGAATTCACGCGGTCGTTGCCGGACCGCGTCAGGGCGGCGCTGAGCCGCCATCAGTTGACCGGCGAATGGCTGGAGCTGGAGATCACCGAAAGCATGCTGATGCACAGCACCGATCGCGTGATTTCAATCATGGAGAAAGTCTGCCTGCTCGGCGTGACGATTTCGCTCGACGATTTCGGCACCGGCTATTCGAGCCTGTCCTACCTCAAGCGTTTTCCGATCAACACGCTCAAGATCGACCGTTCATTCACCACCGGCATCCCCGGCGACACCAACGATTGCGCCATCGCCAGCGCCATCATCGGCATCGCCAAGCAGTTGCGCCACAAGGTCATCGCCGAAGGCGTGGAGAACATGGCGCAGTTCAATTTCCTCAAGGAGGCCGGCTGCAACGAATTGCAAGGCTACCTGTTCTCGCGTCCGGTCCCGGCTGCGGATTTCCATCTCATGCTGACGGAGGGCCGCAAGTTCTCCGCCGTCGTGTAA
- a CDS encoding HDOD domain-containing protein: protein MAVQDKSIPFPLVFLQPVADVHYLWTALSLHVSPFDENGCDLFSRLFNEFGLGEALGRLSCILTVPNPDKFAGEFGAPPKDTQLILRVPVEYCADPARQPLLERLTKMGYGLIADGIPPRTALFPDFIESLSLDCSAGIPADASAWLTRMRGPHLAENVPDPVSFDACRAEGFRWFSGEYPLLPSSNVAQKDAISRGRLVKLLELVSHDADAPALEGLLKQDPALSYQLFKLVSSAAFGFSAHITNFTQAINLLGRRQLQRWLQLLLYARFPGDESANPLLPRAAARAAMMEAMCHQIDGDRDEQDRAFIVGMFSLLDVLLAMPLRLIIEPLKLPQDIVDALMQRRGRLGRLLDVVERAEYGRIPLRHTDLAAAGVTPEGYCRALIQAYRWASKVSHEA, encoded by the coding sequence ATGGCTGTCCAGGATAAAAGCATCCCTTTTCCTCTCGTTTTTCTACAGCCCGTTGCAGACGTCCATTACCTGTGGACGGCGCTATCGTTGCATGTGTCACCGTTCGATGAGAACGGTTGTGACCTGTTTTCCCGACTTTTCAACGAATTCGGCCTCGGCGAAGCGCTCGGCCGGCTTTCGTGCATCCTCACGGTTCCGAATCCCGACAAATTCGCCGGCGAGTTCGGGGCGCCGCCCAAGGACACCCAGCTGATCTTGCGCGTGCCGGTCGAATATTGCGCCGATCCGGCGCGACAACCGTTGCTGGAACGCCTCACGAAAATGGGCTACGGTCTGATCGCCGACGGCATTCCGCCGCGCACGGCCTTGTTCCCAGATTTCATCGAATCGCTGTCGCTTGATTGCAGCGCCGGCATTCCCGCTGACGCGAGTGCCTGGCTCACGCGCATGCGCGGTCCTCATCTGGCCGAAAACGTGCCCGATCCGGTCAGCTTCGATGCCTGCCGGGCCGAAGGCTTCCGCTGGTTCAGCGGTGAATATCCGTTGCTGCCGTCATCGAACGTCGCGCAAAAGGATGCGATTTCGCGCGGCCGCCTGGTGAAACTGCTGGAGCTGGTCTCGCACGATGCCGATGCCCCTGCGCTGGAAGGCTTGCTCAAGCAGGATCCGGCCTTGTCGTACCAGTTGTTCAAGCTGGTCAGTTCGGCGGCGTTCGGCTTCTCGGCGCACATCACCAATTTCACCCAGGCCATCAACCTGCTGGGCCGCCGCCAGCTGCAACGCTGGCTGCAGCTGCTGCTGTATGCACGCTTCCCCGGCGACGAATCGGCCAATCCGCTGCTGCCGCGCGCTGCTGCACGCGCCGCCATGATGGAGGCCATGTGTCACCAGATCGACGGCGACCGCGACGAGCAGGACCGTGCTTTCATCGTCGGCATGTTCTCGCTGCTCGACGTATTGCTGGCCATGCCGCTGCGACTCATCATCGAGCCGCTCAAACTGCCGCAGGACATCGTCGACGCGCTGATGCAGCGCCGCGGTCGCCTCGGTCGTCTGCTGGACGTGGTGGAGCGCGCCGAATACGGTCGCATTCCCTTGCGCCATACCGATCTGGCAGCGGCCGGCGTTACTCCCGAAGGCTATTGCCGCGCACTGATCCAGGCCTACCGCTGGGCTTCCAAAGTCAGTCACGAGGCTTGA
- the hemW gene encoding radical SAM family heme chaperone HemW, producing the protein MIIPIKPVSVNLPSLSGQSAQQGGPAQAALAFLKPGSLQLSALPPLSLYVHFPWCVKKCPYCDFNSHEVKGSFPEDSYLDALRADLESALPLIWGRKIYSVFIGGGTPSLLSAAGLDRLLSDIRTLLPLDIDIEITMEANPGTFEAEKFKSYRASGINRLSIGIQSFNTAHLAALGRIHDGDQARKAVEIAHANFDNFNLDLMYALPSQSVEEARRDIRTAIDCAPPHLSLYHLTLEPNTLFAKYPPQVPDDDASADMQDMITELTGAAGYQHYEVSAYARPKRQARHNLNYWQFGDYLGIGAGAHSKLSFPHRIVRQARHKHPQTYMEKMRTGNAIQEEGEIGRDALGFEFMLNALRLEDGFPVNLFNERTGMSINAIDAALNDAEKKGLLYRDHAIIRPTELGRRFLNDLQEMFLFE; encoded by the coding sequence ATGATCATTCCGATCAAGCCGGTCAGCGTGAATCTGCCGTCGCTGTCGGGACAGTCCGCACAGCAGGGCGGCCCGGCCCAGGCCGCGCTGGCCTTTCTCAAGCCGGGCAGCCTGCAATTGTCGGCCCTGCCGCCGTTGTCGCTGTACGTGCATTTCCCGTGGTGCGTGAAAAAGTGCCCCTATTGCGATTTCAATTCGCATGAAGTCAAGGGCAGCTTTCCCGAAGATAGTTACCTGGACGCCTTGCGCGCCGACCTCGAGTCGGCGCTGCCGCTGATCTGGGGCCGCAAGATCTACTCCGTTTTCATCGGCGGCGGCACACCCAGCCTGCTGTCGGCGGCCGGGCTCGACCGTCTGCTGTCGGATATCCGCACCTTGCTGCCGCTGGACATCGACATCGAAATCACGATGGAAGCCAACCCGGGCACCTTCGAAGCCGAGAAATTCAAGTCCTACCGGGCCAGCGGCATCAACCGCCTGTCGATCGGCATCCAGAGCTTCAACACGGCGCACCTGGCCGCGCTCGGCCGCATCCATGACGGCGACCAGGCGCGCAAGGCGGTCGAGATCGCACACGCCAATTTCGACAACTTCAACCTCGACCTGATGTACGCCTTGCCGTCGCAGAGCGTGGAAGAGGCGCGCCGCGACATCCGGACCGCCATCGACTGCGCGCCGCCGCACCTGTCGCTGTACCACCTGACGCTGGAGCCGAACACGCTGTTCGCCAAATACCCGCCGCAGGTGCCGGACGACGACGCCAGCGCAGACATGCAGGACATGATCACCGAGCTGACCGGCGCCGCCGGCTATCAGCACTATGAAGTGTCGGCCTACGCCAGGCCGAAGCGCCAGGCGCGCCACAATCTCAATTACTGGCAGTTCGGCGACTACCTCGGTATTGGCGCCGGGGCGCATTCCAAGTTGTCGTTCCCGCACCGCATCGTGCGCCAGGCGCGCCACAAGCATCCACAGACTTATATGGAAAAAATGCGCACCGGCAACGCGATCCAGGAAGAGGGCGAAATCGGCCGCGATGCGCTGGGCTTCGAGTTCATGCTCAATGCGCTGCGTCTGGAAGACGGTTTTCCCGTCAACCTGTTCAATGAGCGCACCGGCATGAGCATCAACGCCATCGACGCCGCGCTCAATGACGCGGAGAAGAAAGGCCTGCTGTATCGCGACCACGCCATCATCCGTCCGACCGAGCTGGGACGCCGTTTCCTGAACGATTTGCAGGAAATGTTCCTGTTTGAATGA
- the rdgB gene encoding RdgB/HAM1 family non-canonical purine NTP pyrophosphatase: MTQKIVLASNNPGKLREFGSLLGEIGLDVRPQGEFDVPEAEEPFATFVENALAKARHASRLTGLPALADDSGVCVNALGGAPGVWSARYAGEPKSDAANNAKLIADLAGHDDKSAYYYCVLVYVRHADDPQPVIADGSWHGEIVEEARGAGGFGYDPYFWLPALNRTAAELSSAEKNAHSHRGQALRALVEKLR, from the coding sequence ATGACCCAAAAAATCGTCCTCGCCTCCAACAACCCCGGAAAACTCCGCGAATTCGGCTCCTTGCTCGGCGAAATCGGCCTGGACGTGCGTCCGCAAGGCGAGTTCGATGTGCCCGAAGCCGAAGAGCCCTTCGCCACCTTCGTTGAAAACGCGCTGGCCAAGGCGCGCCATGCCTCGCGCCTGACCGGCCTGCCGGCGCTGGCTGACGATTCCGGCGTTTGCGTCAACGCCCTGGGCGGTGCGCCCGGCGTATGGTCCGCGCGCTACGCCGGCGAGCCGAAGTCGGACGCCGCCAACAACGCCAAGCTGATCGCCGACCTGGCCGGTCACGACGACAAATCGGCTTATTACTACTGTGTGCTGGTCTACGTGCGCCACGCCGACGATCCGCAACCGGTCATCGCCGACGGTTCCTGGCACGGTGAAATCGTCGAGGAAGCGCGCGGCGCCGGCGGTTTCGGCTACGACCCGTATTTCTGGCTGCCGGCGCTGAACCGCACCGCCGCCGAACTGAGCAGTGCCGAAAAGAACGCCCACTCGCATCGCGGCCAGGCTTTGCGCGCGCTGGTAGAGAAGCTGCGATGA